Proteins encoded together in one Thalassotalea crassostreae window:
- a CDS encoding type II secretion system protein N, with translation MNIKAVKKYSAYSAAFIVLYLFFVVVSAPADKIISKIPLPKGVVLSGVTGSALSGNIAKIYLQNKTITDVDYSLSIMSLIMLDPKIEINLRDKVSGAVGKFSVSNLAEENVKITNVTIAAPASKVVPMLNLPIDLNAKGILNIKMDEFIVGKPICSNVVGTMVWQKALINPAGDDAELGDIKAALSCENGMVVAKIDPQNSLGLELTATVQSRTRVSAVGFLLPGQEFPATLKPMLDFMGRPDSQGRYNIRM, from the coding sequence ATGAATATTAAAGCAGTTAAAAAATATTCGGCATATAGCGCAGCATTTATCGTGCTGTACCTATTCTTTGTCGTTGTTAGTGCTCCAGCAGATAAAATTATAAGCAAGATCCCTTTACCTAAAGGAGTGGTATTGAGTGGAGTCACGGGCTCTGCTCTTTCGGGAAACATTGCTAAAATATACTTACAAAATAAAACCATAACTGATGTAGATTATTCTCTCAGCATCATGTCGTTAATTATGCTTGACCCAAAAATTGAGATTAATTTAAGAGATAAAGTCAGTGGTGCCGTAGGCAAATTTTCAGTATCAAATTTGGCTGAAGAAAATGTAAAGATAACGAACGTTACGATAGCCGCACCGGCATCTAAAGTTGTGCCTATGCTAAACCTTCCGATCGACTTGAATGCGAAAGGCATACTTAATATAAAGATGGATGAATTCATTGTTGGCAAGCCAATATGTAGTAATGTTGTTGGTACTATGGTGTGGCAAAAAGCACTGATTAACCCTGCAGGAGATGATGCTGAACTTGGCGATATAAAAGCCGCGTTAAGTTGCGAAAACGGTATGGTTGTCGCCAAGATTGATCCTCAGAACAGTTTAGGGCTAGAGCTTACCGCAACAGTGCAAAGTAGAACTCGAGTTAGCGCTGTTGGCTTTTTATTGCCAGGGCAGGAGTTTCCAGCGACGCTTAAACCAATGCTAGACTTTATGGGCAGACCAGACAGTCAAGGTCGCTACAATATCCGTATGTAG